The following proteins are co-located in the Gorilla gorilla gorilla isolate KB3781 chromosome 18, NHGRI_mGorGor1-v2.1_pri, whole genome shotgun sequence genome:
- the LOC129527711 gene encoding parathymosin — MLEKSMEAVAELGTKDLKEKVEEEASQKQQKKEVVEEEENGPEEEEGDDEGPELKRAAEEEDEPDP; from the coding sequence ATGTTGGAGAAAAGCATGGAGGCAGTGGCTGAGTTGGGCACCAAGGACCTGaaggagaaggtggaggaggaggcaagccagaaacagcaaaagaaagaagtggtggaggaggaggagaacgggcccgaagaggaagaaggagatgaTGAAGGGCCCGAGCTGAAGAGAGCTGCCGAAGAGGAGGATGAACCGGATCCCTAG